A single genomic interval of Bradyrhizobium sp. sBnM-33 harbors:
- a CDS encoding VOC family protein, which translates to MPTVTWDHVHLRSPDPEATAAWLEDILGGEIVRAPGRIDVKLGGANVFIAPVTAGDGVNAPPVTPYQGLDHFGLTVKDIDVVAAEIKAKGVEFTKEPTTIRPGVRICFIRGPQGISIELLERDKKYT; encoded by the coding sequence ATGCCGACCGTTACCTGGGACCATGTGCATTTGCGCAGCCCCGATCCCGAAGCGACTGCAGCCTGGCTTGAGGACATTCTGGGCGGCGAGATCGTCCGTGCCCCCGGGCGGATCGACGTCAAACTCGGCGGTGCCAATGTGTTCATCGCACCCGTTACCGCCGGCGACGGCGTCAACGCGCCGCCGGTGACGCCCTATCAGGGGCTCGATCATTTCGGACTGACGGTGAAAGACATCGACGTGGTCGCCGCCGAGATCAAGGCGAAGGGCGTCGAGTTCACGAAGGAACCGACCACGATACGGCCTGGCGTTCGCATCTGCTTCATCCGCGGGCCGCAGGGCATCTCGATCGAACTGCTCGAACGCGACAAAAAATATACGTGA
- a CDS encoding alpha/beta hydrolase: MSSASALALGGCASLGATGARYDASSLSVEPTLLVATTRKPVSGGRAKPWFGPERASKMTVARAKLVPPDENRFSLAAAGLGDWRLDAVEPVSGEVGDLLGQTSGGSDVLIYVHGFKQTFEMAALDAAHLADGVRFRGQTMVFSWPSKAGLFDYAYDRDSAMYSRDAFERVLHSLATAPSVGRVHIVAHSMGTMLTLEGLRQLYARYGDSVAGKIGAVVFASPDIDMDVFSSATQNIGPLTRKITVVASTNDRALALSGRLAGGMTRVGAAEKATIEQLGVRVIDASDSGWGIINHDLFLSNAEVRKVIRRSIDTSAA, from the coding sequence GTGTCTTCGGCCAGCGCGCTTGCGCTCGGCGGATGCGCCAGCCTCGGCGCGACGGGCGCGCGTTACGACGCTTCGTCGCTCTCGGTGGAGCCGACACTGCTCGTCGCAACCACGCGCAAGCCGGTGAGCGGCGGGCGTGCGAAACCGTGGTTCGGGCCGGAGCGGGCATCGAAGATGACCGTGGCGCGGGCGAAGCTGGTGCCGCCCGACGAGAATCGTTTCTCTCTCGCCGCAGCCGGACTTGGCGATTGGCGTCTCGATGCGGTCGAGCCGGTATCGGGAGAGGTCGGTGATCTTCTCGGGCAGACCAGCGGCGGCTCGGACGTGCTGATCTACGTGCACGGTTTCAAACAGACGTTCGAGATGGCGGCGCTCGATGCCGCGCACCTCGCTGATGGCGTTCGATTCCGCGGCCAGACGATGGTCTTCTCCTGGCCCTCCAAGGCCGGACTGTTCGACTATGCTTATGACCGAGACAGCGCGATGTACTCCCGTGACGCCTTCGAGCGCGTGCTGCATTCCCTCGCCACCGCCCCGAGCGTCGGCCGCGTTCACATCGTCGCGCACAGCATGGGAACCATGCTGACCCTTGAAGGGCTGCGTCAGCTCTATGCGCGATATGGCGACAGCGTTGCCGGCAAGATCGGTGCCGTGGTGTTCGCCTCACCGGACATCGATATGGATGTGTTCTCTTCGGCGACCCAGAATATCGGACCACTCACCCGCAAGATTACCGTCGTCGCCTCGACGAATGATCGCGCGCTTGCGTTGTCGGGACGATTGGCCGGCGGGATGACGCGGGTCGGCGCCGCCGAGAAAGCAACTATCGAGCAGCTCGGCGTGCGCGTTATTGATGCGTCCGATTCAGGTTGGGGCATCATCAACCACGATCTGTTTCTATCGAATGCCGAGGTACGGAAGGTGATCCGCCGCTCGATCGATACCTCGGCCGCCTGA
- a CDS encoding GrlR family regulatory protein — protein MKNGLYSIHVTLLDGRIGKGSGVILFRDGQILGGDAYLFYTGSYTVKGDTFKGEVLVQRHTTPRDNDNPLFGGPAPVGIGVSGTFTDTRGSMNGTALVGKASQIFGATLHKLADIN, from the coding sequence ATGAAGAACGGGCTGTATTCGATCCACGTCACCCTGCTGGATGGACGCATCGGCAAGGGGAGCGGGGTTATTCTGTTCCGGGACGGCCAAATTCTCGGCGGCGACGCCTACCTGTTTTATACCGGCAGCTACACGGTGAAGGGCGATACCTTCAAGGGCGAGGTCCTGGTGCAGCGTCACACCACCCCGCGCGACAATGACAATCCACTGTTCGGCGGCCCCGCCCCTGTCGGCATCGGCGTGTCCGGAACCTTTACCGACACCCGCGGCAGCATGAATGGAACCGCGCTTGTCGGCAAAGCAAGCCAGATCTTCGGCGCCACGCTGCACAAATTGGCTGATATCAACTAG
- a CDS encoding sulfite exporter TauE/SafE family protein — MDVQFLTLIAIGFVAQMVDGALGMAFGVIASSSLIATGVSPAIASAAIHAAEVVTTAISGVSHVWNKNVDWKLFLKVAIAGVCGGVFGAYVLTGIPETIVKPVVTVYLSAMSVLILARVAGWKLDQWRPPIPLVGAGGGFLDAVGGGGWGPLVVATLVAAGDNPRRTVGSANVAEFFVTLSVSAAFLTKLDFALYGQLVLGLIIGGALAAPLAGYLLRILSPRVALTLVGIVLAGLSLVNLAGLFLQ, encoded by the coding sequence ATGGACGTTCAGTTTCTCACTCTGATCGCGATCGGCTTTGTCGCGCAAATGGTCGACGGGGCCCTCGGCATGGCGTTCGGAGTGATCGCAAGCTCAAGCCTGATTGCGACAGGGGTTTCCCCCGCCATTGCCAGTGCAGCCATTCATGCCGCGGAAGTCGTCACCACTGCGATTTCGGGCGTTTCGCATGTCTGGAACAAGAATGTTGACTGGAAATTATTCCTCAAGGTGGCGATCGCCGGCGTCTGCGGCGGTGTCTTCGGCGCTTATGTGCTGACCGGTATTCCCGAAACTATCGTCAAGCCTGTTGTCACAGTTTATCTGAGCGCCATGTCAGTGCTGATCCTCGCACGCGTGGCCGGATGGAAGCTGGATCAGTGGCGGCCGCCGATACCACTCGTGGGCGCCGGCGGCGGCTTTCTGGACGCAGTCGGGGGCGGCGGCTGGGGACCGCTGGTCGTCGCGACGCTGGTTGCCGCCGGCGACAATCCACGTCGCACGGTGGGTTCGGCGAATGTGGCTGAATTCTTTGTCACTTTGAGCGTTTCAGCCGCCTTTCTGACGAAGCTGGATTTCGCGCTCTATGGCCAACTCGTGCTCGGACTTATCATCGGCGGCGCGCTGGCTGCACCGCTTGCGGGCTATCTCTTGCGCATCCTGTCACCGCGCGTCGCGTTGACCTTGGTTGGCATAGTCCTTGCGGGACTGAGCCTTGTGAACTTGGCAGGCCTTTTCTTGCAGTGA
- a CDS encoding cupin domain-containing protein, which produces MVRWPLPGPSDCRGDVGYIPQGCGHSIENVGSGPARILIGFSEGIYETIELSQWIAANSKENPKDVLATIFGQPAELCGKFPRPRRGHRCKGAGPLRSALRP; this is translated from the coding sequence ATGGTGAGGTGGCCCCTACCCGGACCGAGCGATTGCAGAGGCGACGTCGGCTACATTCCGCAAGGTTGCGGCCATTCGATCGAGAATGTCGGCAGCGGACCTGCGCGCATCCTGATCGGATTCAGTGAGGGCATCTACGAGACCATCGAACTGTCGCAATGGATCGCGGCAAATTCCAAGGAAAATCCCAAGGATGTCCTCGCCACGATTTTCGGCCAGCCGGCGGAACTATGCGGAAAGTTCCCCCGACCGCGACGTGGTCATCGCTGCAAAGGAGCAGGCCCGTTGAGGAGCGCGTTGCGTCCTTGA